From a region of the Impatiens glandulifera chromosome 4, dImpGla2.1, whole genome shotgun sequence genome:
- the LOC124933921 gene encoding vacuolar cation/proton exchanger 3-like — MSKDFDTTQVFKFSNPLLMTFLANLQKVILGTKLSLLFPAIPLAIAAQYYGLGRPWIFVLSSLGLIPLAERISFLTEQIAFYTGPTVGGLLNATCGNATELIIAILALTRNKVDVVKYSLLGSVLSNLLLVLGTSLFCSGIANLDQEQKFDRKQADVNSLLLFMALLCHTLPLLLFRIAGPNGVKTSSVLQLSRASSILMLIAYIGYLIFQLRTHRQMFEAQKGEQEEEEEEDDEAEVIGFWSGLIWLVGMTLVIALLSEFIVGAIEDASEKWGVSVSFISIILLPIVGNAAEHAGAIIFAFKNKLDISLGVALGSATQISLFVFPLCVIVAWITGTNMDLHLHLLETGSLALSILVTAFTLQDGTSHYMKGLVLLLCYIVIGTCFFVFPSPLDYVSIRNQGIESTREGAFKI, encoded by the exons ATGAGTAAAGATTTCGATACAACCCAAGTCTTCAAATTCTCTAATCCACTCTTGATGACATTTTTAGCCAATCTTCAAAAGGTCATTTTAGGAACTAAACTCTCACTTCTATTTCCTGCTATTCCTCTCGCCATTGCTGCTCAGTATTACGGATTAGGAAGA CCATGGATTTTCGTCCTGAGCTCATTGGGACTCATTCCATTAGCAGAGCGTATCAGCTTCTTGACAGA GCAAATCGCATTCTATACTGGTCCTACAG TTGGTGGTCTTCTAAATGCAACATGTGGGAATGCAACAGAATTGATAATAGCAATCCTTGCTCTCACAAGGAACAAAGTAGATGTTGTAAAGTATTCTCTATTGGGTTCTGTTCTTTCAAACCTTCTCTTGGTTCTTGGCACCTCTCTCTTTTGTAGTGGCATTGCCAATCTCGACCAGGAACAGAAATTCGATAGG AAACAGGCTGATGTCAACTCACTCCTATTGTTTATGGCATTATTGTGTCACACCCTGCCATTGTTGTTGTTTCGGATTGCTGGACCCAATGGTGTAAAGACATCTTCTGTCTTGCAGCTGTCAAGAGCGAGTAGCATTTTAATGCTCATTGCCTACATTGGTTACCTTATTTTCCAGTTAAGGACTCACAGACAAATGTTTGAAGCTCAGAAG GgcgaacaagaagaagaagaagaggaggatgaTGAAGCAGAAGTTATTGGTTTCTGGAGTGGATTAATTTGGTTGGTAGGGATGACTCTGGTTATAGCCTTACTGTCTGAATTTATCGTGGGTGCAATTGAG GATGCATCAGAAAAATGGGGGGTCTCTGTCAGTTTCATAAGCATAATTTTGCTACCTATTGTTGGGAATGCTGCAGAACATGCTGGAGCCATCATTTTTGCTTTCAAAAACAAGTTG GACATTTCTCTTGGTGTTGCTTTGGGATCAGCAACTCAAATTAGTTTGTTTGTG TTTCCACTCTGTGTGATTGTGGCTTGGATAACTGGTACCAACATGGACCTTCATCTCCATCTCCTTGAGACGGGGTCTCTTGCTCTCTCGATACTGGTCACAGCCTTCACCTTACAg GATGGAACCTCCCACTACATGAAAGGGCTGGTTCTGCTGCTTTGCTACATTGTCATAGGAACTTGCTTTTTTGTTTTCCCATCACCCTTAG ACTATGTAAGTATTAGGAACCAAGGAATTGAGTCTACAAGAGAAGGGGCAttcaaaatttga
- the LOC124936232 gene encoding PHD finger protein ALFIN-LIKE 2-like: MEMATISSSPRTVEDIFKDYSGRRAGIVRALTYDVDDFYALCDPDKENLCLYGHSNENWEVALPAEEVPPELPEPALGINFARDGMSRRDWLSLVAVHSDCWLLSVAFYLGARLNWNERKRLFSLINELPTVFEVVTERKPLKEKPSADSGSKSRGSTKRTSDGQAKSNAKLADENYEEDEDEHSDTLCGSCGGNYNADEFWIGCDVCEGWYHGKCVKITPAKAESIKQYKCPSCSMKRGRQ; encoded by the exons ATGGAAATGGCCACCATTTCATCAAGTCCAAGAACTGTAGAAGACATCTTCAAAGATTACAGCGGTCGACGAGCTGGAATTGTTCGTGCTTTAACCTACG ATGTCGACGACTTCTATGCTCTCTGCGATCCAG ACAAGGAGAACTTGTGTCTGTATGGTCATTCAAATGAGAACTGGGAAGTTGCACTTCCAGCAGAAGAAGTTCCACCTGAGCTTCCAGAGCCTGCATTAGGGATAAATTTTGCTAGAGATGGTATGAGTCGTAGAGATTGGCTTTCTCTTGTTGCGGTTCACAGTGATTGTTGGTTGCTTTCTGTCGCGTTCTATCTTGGAGCCCGTCTTAACTGGAATGAAAG GAAGCGCTTATTCAGCTTGATCAATGAACTACCCACTGTTTTCGAAGTAGTGACTGAAAGAAAACCTTTGAAAGAAAAGCCTAGTGCTGATAGTGGTAGCAAATCCAGGGGTAGCACAAAG AGAACCAGTGATGGGCAAGCTAAAAGCAATGCGAAGCTGGCAGATGAGAACTATgaagaggatgaagatgaacaCAGCGATACACTCTGTGGGAGTTGTGGTGGAAATTATAACGCGGATGAGTTTTGGATTGGTTGTGATGTCTGCGAGGGATGGTACCATGGAAAGTGTGTGAAGATTACTCCGGCTAAAGCAGAGAGTATTAAGCAATACAAGTGCCCGTCTTGCAGCATGAAGAGAGGCAGACAATAA
- the LOC124933783 gene encoding LIMR family protein At5g01460: MGDFNLALLIVAIVVCVLVFIFNVYLLVNYQHPDDANQAYFPKFVVVFGLTIAAISILMLPADVANRQACRHAIYNGACNLTLPMKSLWLAVYIIDAILVFFVIPFAMFFYEGDQDKSVGKRVKSALIWVIATAVVCGLALGILYGLIGKVDFTVRHLSSTTVSFPSTWDFSSSQECIGNGTPQCSAYSANSTSEKTWTQRATFPEYVVALTTIVGSVLFTIFGGVGIACLPLGLIFSFIRRPKAIITRSQYIKEATELGKKAKDLKKAADSLHQEEKSSSKGRKWRKNVKAVEKEVLLLEEDVKALEEMYPQGEQAETAWAFTVLGYLAKVILGSLGLIVSVAWIAHIVIYLLIDPPLSPFLNEIFIKLDDVWGLLGTAAFAFFCFYLLLAVVAGAMMLGLRLVFITIHPMKWGATLMNSFLFNVGLILLCSISVIQFCATAFAYYAQATAAQEIFGHTLQSLRGIKYLYKYNVFQIAFISLAGLTFVYYAAFGWRRKKPSGRFQLST; the protein is encoded by the exons ATGGGAGATTTCAACCTTGCTCTGTTGATCGTTGCCATAGTCGTCTGCGTTCTCGTTTTCATTTTCAATGTCTATCTCCTTGTCAATTATCAGCATCCTGACGACGCCAATCAAGCTTACTTTCCAAAATTCGTGGTGGTTTTCGGACTCACGATCGCTGCGATCTCGATCCTGATGCTTCCGGCCGATGTTGCTAACAGGCAGGCGTGTCGACACGCGATTTACAATGGGGCTTGTAATCTTACGTTGCCTATGAAGAGTCTATGGCTTGCTGTTTACATTATTGACGCTATACTTGTCTTCTTTGTCATTCCTTTTGCCATGTTCTTCTACGAAGGAGACCAGGACAA GAGTGTGGGGAAACGGGTTAAGAGTGCATTGATATGGGTGATAGCGACAGCTGTTGTTTGTGGCCTTGCATTGGGAATTTTATACG GTCTTATTGGGAAGGTGGATTTCACAGTCAGACATCTTTCTTCTACCACTGTTTCTTTTCCTAGTACATGGGACTTCAGTAGTAGTCAAGAATGTATTGGAAATGGGACTCCTCAG TGTTCTGCTTATTCTGCGAATTCTACATCAGAGAAGACATGGACACAGCGTGCAACTTTTCCAGAATATGTTGTTGCTCTCACTACCATTGTTGGTTCAGTTCTGTTCACT ATATTTGGTGGTGTTGGTATTGCTTGTCTGCCATTGGGACTTATCTTTTCATTCATTCGCCGTCCCAAAGCTATCATCACTCGTTCACAGTACATCAAG GAAGCTACTGAACTTGGGAAGAAAGCAAAAGATTTGAAAAAGGCAGCTGATTCTCTTCATCAGGAAGAAAAGAGTAGCTCAAAGGGAAGGAAGTGGCGTAAGAATGTAAAGGCGGTGGAGAAG GAGGTACTGCTGCTTGAAGAAGATGTAAAGGCCTTGGAAGAGATGTACCCGCAAGGTGAACAG GCTGAGACTGCCTGGGCTTTTACAGTTCTTGGTTACCTTGCGAAAGTGATTCTTGGTTCTCTAGG GTTGATCGTTTCGGTTGCTTGGATTGCACATATAGTGATATATCTACTCATTGATCCTCCTCTTTCTCCATTCCTCAATGAGATTTTCATCAAGTTGGATGATGTTTGGG GTCTTCTAGGCACTGCAGCATTTGCTTTCTTCTGCTTTTACCTTCTTCTGGCTGTGGTTGCTGGTGCAATGATGCTTGGCTTGAGATTAGTCTTCATTACGATCCATCCGATGAA GTGGGGAGCTACTCTAATGAATTCTTTCCTGTTCAATGTGGGTCTCATTCTTCTATGTTCAATCag TGTGATTCAGTTCTGCGCGACAGCATTTGCTTACTACGCTCAAGCCACGGCTGCACAAGAGATATTCGGGCACACTTTGCAGTCCCTTCGCGGGATTAAATATTTGTACAA GTACAATGTGTTCCAAATTGCATTCATTTCGCTGGCTGGACTGACGTTTGTGTATTACGCTGCATTT GGATGGAGAAGAAAAAAGCCTAGTGGCAGGTTCCAACTTTCAACTTAA
- the LOC124933920 gene encoding probable LRR receptor-like serine/threonine-protein kinase At3g47570, with product MMIFCLHNAGFFLLLLLLLPYSISVSVSKTPLLDHGNETDQLALLDFKNQIISDPLKIMDSWNQSIHFCNWFGVTCSPSSRRVITLRLSSLSLVGSITPSLGNLSFLSGIDLRNNSFSGEIPQEIGRLQRLQSLNLTYNYLGGKIPTNLTNCRELKVLALEGNGLVGEIPNELSTLSKLLLMGLGSNKLTGKIPTWIGNFSSLLGISLALNNFHGGIPQELGKLSKLRFFQFYGNELVGTIPSSIYNISTIYYFSVTQNQLHGELPQDVGLKFPNLQVFAGGVNSFTGQIPRSLQNSSDLQVLDFAENLISGTIPTGLGRLQNLYRLNFDDNKLGNGKAGDLEFLASLANCSALEVLGLSGNMFGGSIPRSIANQSTNMQILTLGSNRLNGRIPDGIGNLFNLNSLGLEGNRFNGTIPYDFGKLKKLQGLNLNYNRFSTFIPSSFGNLTALSRLFMEGNMLQGSIPPSLGNCKYLQVLNLSRNNLGGSIPKEIMGLSSLSISLSLANNQLTGPIPLEVGKLKNLKELHISGNNISGEIPSTLGSCISLERLLMDNNLFEGKIPRSIKDLKGLVQLDLSHNNLSGGIPQFLAEMSGLEILDLSYNDLQGEVPTGGIFKNASQITLIGNENLCGGISNLLLPACPLEMAISSRNFLTRRTIILVVIVVILSVLLFCVTIFCIWKRTKKTPLTSSSENEWMQIGISYQDLLRSTNEFTTCIGSGSFGSVYKGSLPNDGTVVAVKVLNLQQQGATKTFIDECKALKCIKHRNLLDLLTVCSSVDHQGNEFKALVYEFMINGNLDQWLHPKDQNKRLNMKHRLDIAMDVAHALEYLHYHCETPIVHRDLKPSNVLLDQDMTAHVGDFGLASFVLEASNGQSISEGLKGSVGYIAPECGLRVQVSTFEDVYSYGILLLEMFTGKRPTDDMFKDGLDIHSFVAMALPENSMNIVDPSLLLEAEKEETYIDNRIERVLEEKAMVKSSHNRANISRMMEESLIAVMSIGLSCSNSLPSQRMAMNVVTKKLHAIRDSFSKL from the exons ATGATGATTTTCTGTCTCCACAATGCAGGTTTCTtcctgcttcttcttcttcttcttccttactCCATATCAGTTTCAGTTTCTAAAACACCATTGCTTGACCATGGAAATGAAACAGATCAGCTTGCTCTTCTTGACTTCAAGAATCAAATAATCTCAGACCCTCTTAAGATCATGGATTCCTGGAATCAATCCATTCATTTCTGCAATTGGTTTGGTGTCACTTGCAGCCCATCCAGCAGGAGGGTCATTACCCTGAGGTTGTCGTCCCTGAGTCTGGTCGGCTCCATCACTCCATCATTGGGTAACCTCTCCTTTCTATCTGGGATCGATCTCAGGAACAACAGCTTCAGTGGTGAAATCCCACAAGAAATTGGCCGCCTACAAAGGCTACAGTCTCTTAACTTAACATATAATTATCTTGGAGGGAAAATCCCAACCAACTTAACTAACTGCAGGGAGCTCAAAGTCCTTGCCTTAGAGGGTAATGGACTTGTTGGTGAGATACCAAATGAGTTGAGCACACTCTCAAAGCTTCTGCTTATGGGTCTTGGAAGTAATAAGTTAACAGGGAAAATCCCAACTTGGATTGGGAATTTTTCATCTTTACTTGGTATATCGCTAGCCCTGAATAATTTCCATGGAGGCATACCACAAGAGCTTGGGAAACTCTCCAAGTTACGGTTTTTCCAATTCTATGGAAATGAGTTGGTAGGCACGATTCCTTCGTCTATTTACAACATTTCCACCATATATTATTTCTCTGTTACACAGAACCAACTACACGGAGAGCTTCCTCAAGATGTCGGCCTCAAGTTTCCAAATCTTCAAGTTTTTGCTGGGGGTGTCAACAGCTTCACGGGGCAGATCCCACGTTCATTGCAAAATTCATCGGATCTTCAGGTACTCGATTTTGCTGAAAATCTTATTAGTGGAACTATACCAACTGGTTTAGGAAGATTGCAGAATTTGTATAGGCTCAACTTTGACGACAACAAACTTGGAAATGGCAAAGCTGGCGATCTAGAGTTTTTGGCTTCCTTGGCCAACTGTTCAGCCTTGGAAGTTCTTGGCTTGAGCGGTAACATGTTTGGAGGATCTATACCAAGATCCATAGCCAATCAATCAACCAATATGCAAATACTTACACTGGGTTCAAACCGATTAAATGGGAGAATTCCTGATGGAATAGGAAACCTATTTAATTTGAACAGTCTTGGCTTAGAAGGTAACAGATTTAATGGTACCATACCATATGACTTTGGgaaacttaaaaaattacaGGGTTTGAATTTGAACTACAACAGATTTTCCACGTTTATTCCATCCTCTTTTGGGAACCTAACAGCACTATCGAGGTTGTTTATGGAGGGTAATATGTTACAAGGAAGCATACCTCCAAGCCTAGGAAACTGCAAGTATTTGCAGGTCCTCAACTTAAGTCGTAATAATCTTGGTGGAAGCATACCCAAAGAAATCATGGGTTTATCCTCATTGTCGATTTCATTATCATTAGCCAATAATCAGTTAACTGGGCCTATACCATTGGAAGTTGGCAAGTTGAAAAATCTAAAGGAGCTTCATATTTCAGGTAATAATATATCAGGTGAAATTCCTAGCACTCTAGGAAGCTGTATTAGCTTGGAGAGGTTATTGATGGATAATAATCTATTTGAAGGAAAGATTCCTCGATCTATCAAAGACTTGAAAGGTTTAGTTCAGTTAGATCTTTCGCACAATAATCTATCTGGAGGGATCCCGCAGTTTCTTGCAGAAATGAGTGGACTAGAGATTCTTGATCTCTCGTATAATGATCTGCAGGGTGAAGTTCCAACTGGAGGAATATTTAAGAATGCCAGCCAAATTACTCTAATTGGAAATGAGAATCTCTGTGGAGGAATCTCAAACTTACTTTTGCCAGCTTGTCCTCTTGAGATGGCTATTTCCTCTAGAAATTTTTTGACACGAAGGACGATTATTCTTGTAGTTATCGTTGTAATTCTATCTGTATTGTTGTTTTGTGTCACTATATTTTGCATATGGAAGAGAACTAAGAAAACACCCTTAACATCCTCCTCTGAGAATGAATGGATGCAAATAGGCATTTCTTACCAGGACCTTCTAAGATCTACAAATGAATTCACAACCTGTATAGGTTCAGGTAGTTTCGGTTCTGTGTATAAAGGATCCTTACCAAATGATGGAACTGTTGTAGCCGTTAAAGTACTAAACTTGCAACAACAGGGAGCTACAAAGACCTTCATTGATGAATGCAAAGCTTTAAAATGCATTAAGCATCGAAATCTACTGGATCTATTAACCGTTTGTTCCAGTGTGGATCATCAAGGCAATGAGTTCAAGGCTCTAGTCTATGAGTTCATGATTAATGGGAACCTAGACCAATGGCTGCACCCGAAAGATCAAAATAAGAGACTGAACATGAAACATAGACTAGACATAGCGATGGATGTAGCCCACGCCCTTGAATATCTTCATTATCATTGTGAGACACCTATAGTTCATCGTGATTTAAAACCTAGCAACGTATTGCTAGACCAAGACATGACGGCTCATGTTGGTGACTTCGGATTGGCTAGCTTTGTCTTGGAAGCATCTAATGGCCAGAGCATTTCAGAGGGATTGAAGGGTTCAGTTGGGTATATTGCTCCAG AATGTGGGTTGAGAGTACAAGTTTCAACATTTGAAGATGTTTACAGTTATGGGATACTCTTGTTGGAAATGTTTACTGGAAAGAGACCAACGGATGACATGTTCAAGGATGGACTCGATATTCACAGCTTTGTGGCCATGGCATTGCCTGAGAACTCGATGAACATAGTTGATCCATCTTTGCTATTAGAGGCAGAGAAGGAAGAGACTTACATCGATAATAGAATTGAAAGGGTCTTAGAAGAGAAGGCAATGGTCAAAAGTTCTCACAACAGAGCTAATATTTCTCGTATGATGGAAGAAAGCTTGATCGCAGTAATGAGTATTGGACTTTCATGTTCAAATTCATTACCAAGTCAAAGGATGGCTATGAATGTTGTCACAAAGAAACTGCATGCCATCAGAGATTCATTTAGTAagctttaa